One genomic window of Pseudomonadales bacterium includes the following:
- a CDS encoding TIGR03759 family integrating conjugative element protein, translating to MAIEHRMRKPAIALIGFCLCITLPVNADTRQAAESPSSNALAIEQSETERIDSQTFRADQWGLDESEWQRYQSLLQGIRGSVSPATLSPLEVLGIHARSADERRRYAEQWAVMMRDDAERILAFQRAYDDAQRRLFPNGLLIDPGVAASTKPDQGLAGKFVWQSSDRVLFFTDTQCPTCDAVLERLVSQIKQFSGIDLYLIDVFAGDESRIRDWAASKQIDPQWVSEHKITLNIDAGALGKVSAHTGLQGQDLPVLILRRDDRLMPLPVSRF from the coding sequence ATGGCCATTGAGCATCGCATGAGAAAACCTGCCATCGCATTAATCGGGTTCTGTCTTTGCATCACGTTGCCTGTGAACGCGGATACCCGACAGGCAGCGGAATCACCATCTTCGAACGCACTGGCGATCGAGCAATCTGAGACTGAACGTATCGACTCTCAGACGTTTCGTGCTGACCAGTGGGGATTAGATGAATCGGAATGGCAGCGTTACCAATCTTTGCTGCAGGGTATCCGGGGCAGCGTGAGTCCTGCGACCTTGTCACCCCTCGAAGTGCTGGGCATTCACGCGCGTAGTGCCGATGAACGTCGGCGCTACGCTGAACAGTGGGCAGTGATGATGCGTGACGATGCCGAGCGCATCCTGGCGTTTCAGCGGGCTTACGACGACGCCCAGCGGCGCCTGTTCCCCAACGGTTTGTTGATCGACCCCGGTGTTGCAGCGTCCACCAAGCCGGATCAAGGTCTGGCTGGAAAATTCGTGTGGCAGTCGTCGGACCGGGTGTTGTTCTTTACCGATACCCAATGCCCGACCTGCGATGCGGTGCTGGAGCGATTGGTCAGCCAGATCAAACAGTTCTCCGGCATCGATCTGTACCTGATCGATGTGTTTGCCGGTGATGAATCTCGCATACGTGACTGGGCGGCTTCGAAACAGATTGACCCCCAATGGGTGAGTGAGCACAAGATTACCCTGAACATCGACGCCGGTGCGCTAGGTAAGGTCTCCGCACATACGGGTCTGCAAGGACAAGATTTGCCCGTATTGATACTGCGGCGGGATGATCGCTTGATGCCCTTGCCGGTATCACGATTCTAG
- a CDS encoding lytic transglycosylase domain-containing protein translates to MGSWPIIPCVIGLLWWSTAAQSQSVPVGYQQVASEYGLPPGLLYAVALTESGQSSLSDGQFRPWPWALNIDGEGHYFPSRQMAWQALQAVLTETKTSVDIGLMQISWRYHRSVLGSSWQALDPYHNLRVAAAILRDCFVEHTHWIQSAGCYHAPNDPARADRYGQRVKAHWMRLTDTPQEVHLEYP, encoded by the coding sequence ATGGGGAGTTGGCCGATCATACCTTGTGTCATCGGTTTGCTGTGGTGGTCGACGGCCGCGCAGTCGCAATCCGTGCCAGTGGGGTATCAGCAAGTCGCGAGCGAATACGGCCTGCCTCCGGGCCTGCTCTACGCGGTGGCCTTGACCGAGAGCGGACAAAGCTCGCTCAGCGATGGACAGTTCCGCCCCTGGCCGTGGGCGCTCAATATTGATGGGGAAGGGCACTATTTCCCGTCGCGTCAGATGGCATGGCAGGCCCTGCAGGCGGTGTTGACGGAAACCAAAACCTCGGTGGATATCGGGCTGATGCAAATCAGTTGGCGTTACCACCGTTCAGTCCTCGGCTCATCTTGGCAAGCGCTGGATCCCTACCACAACCTGCGTGTGGCCGCCGCGATCCTGCGCGACTGCTTCGTCGAACACACCCACTGGATTCAAAGCGCCGGCTGCTATCACGCACCCAACGATCCTGCCCGAGCTGATCGATACGGTCAGCGGGTCAAGGCGCACTGGATGCGGTTGACCGATACACCACAGGAGGTACACCTTGAGTATCCGTAA
- a CDS encoding integrating conjugative element protein → MLPVLVLGLVLGLVMNSSVLAELAVIYDSRHTRPLAPLLSPLLSKKTQSTAPAESGDQNLSSKSLLGPATLSNLLPIRSPGLAVGDTADSQLNPETLARLAQGNPRPFFLIGSDAVSVQWLATHHDTLKALGAVGMLVQADTEADVRRVAEVAQDLSITLGAGSDLAAALGIHHYPVLITRDGIRQ, encoded by the coding sequence TTGTTGCCAGTCCTGGTGCTCGGGCTCGTGCTCGGGCTGGTCATGAACTCCTCCGTATTGGCTGAGCTGGCGGTGATTTATGACAGTCGTCATACTCGGCCTTTAGCGCCGTTACTCAGCCCACTTTTGTCAAAGAAGACTCAATCGACCGCCCCGGCTGAATCGGGCGATCAGAATCTATCTTCAAAGTCCTTACTCGGTCCGGCGACTCTCAGCAATTTATTGCCCATACGGTCACCCGGATTGGCCGTCGGCGATACTGCCGATAGCCAACTGAATCCCGAGACCCTGGCGCGTTTGGCACAAGGGAATCCTCGTCCCTTCTTTCTCATCGGCTCGGATGCGGTGTCAGTGCAATGGCTGGCGACTCACCACGACACTCTCAAAGCCCTGGGTGCGGTGGGCATGTTGGTACAAGCCGATACCGAGGCGGATGTTCGACGGGTTGCTGAAGTGGCGCAGGACTTATCCATCACTCTGGGGGCCGGGAGTGATCTGGCCGCCGCACTGGGTATTCATCATTATCCGGTATTGATTACCCGTGATGGCATCCGGCAATGA
- a CDS encoding TIGR03747 family integrating conjugative element membrane protein — MEPRDPRRPVAQPGTVSRLLTGIAQCLKWLFLSLMFSILVEWIGMVFWWEEQGLGHSRQMLVNELQFLGTDFHRSWLTAQPMVFASNLSDRIYQFAFEWTGLVDLIHWITPVPSAEETGLRPVLHRFYRPVADYVLAGMQITQVFAVRLAILTLATPVFGLFTLVALVDGLVRRDLRRWGGGRESSFVYHYAKKAAIPLIIMAWVLYLALPFSLHPSWIILPFALAFAFAVTTASTFKKYL, encoded by the coding sequence GTGGAGCCCCGTGATCCCCGACGGCCGGTTGCACAGCCGGGTACCGTGTCCCGGTTGCTGACGGGTATCGCCCAGTGCCTTAAATGGCTGTTTCTCTCCCTGATGTTCTCCATCCTGGTGGAGTGGATCGGCATGGTGTTCTGGTGGGAAGAGCAAGGACTTGGCCACAGTCGGCAGATGCTGGTGAATGAGCTTCAGTTCCTCGGCACCGACTTTCATCGCAGCTGGTTAACCGCCCAGCCGATGGTGTTCGCCAGTAACCTCTCGGATCGCATCTACCAGTTTGCCTTCGAGTGGACGGGCCTCGTGGATCTGATTCATTGGATCACACCGGTACCGTCCGCGGAGGAAACCGGTCTGAGACCGGTGCTGCACCGGTTTTACCGCCCCGTCGCTGACTATGTGCTGGCGGGTATGCAAATCACCCAGGTCTTTGCGGTACGACTCGCCATCCTGACGCTGGCCACGCCGGTATTTGGACTGTTCACCCTGGTGGCGCTGGTGGATGGACTGGTGCGGCGCGACCTGCGGCGTTGGGGCGGCGGCAGGGAAAGTTCTTTCGTGTACCACTACGCCAAGAAAGCCGCCATACCGCTGATCATCATGGCCTGGGTGTTGTACCTGGCGCTGCCGTTCAGTTTGCACCCGTCCTGGATCATCCTGCCATTCGCGCTGGCCTTTGCCTTCGCCGTCACCACCGCCAGTACCTTTAAAAAGTACCTTTAA
- a CDS encoding RES family NAD+ phosphorylase, producing the protein MIAIDTLPSSEVNEPVYRVILSRYPQINLFERVSNPQDWEVLYAVESLTNPRLRDEVGDIRLVPPEDRVYGDGASWIMAAFTHPPVDGRGGRFNRDFGIYYCAADEAVAIAESSFHRARFLRESRIDKTTQEMRVIRAQLGQTTLHDVRRLVGHAIYHPDDYGEAQQLGYALRDAKSFGVHYQSVRAQGECYGVMRARALSDAIHWRYLRYHYDQGTIVDVESLDGSGRR; encoded by the coding sequence GTGATTGCAATCGATACGCTACCCAGCAGCGAGGTCAATGAACCGGTCTATCGGGTCATACTGTCGCGCTACCCGCAGATCAACCTGTTTGAGCGCGTCTCCAACCCACAGGATTGGGAGGTGCTCTACGCTGTCGAGTCCCTGACGAATCCCAGGCTACGGGATGAAGTCGGTGATATTCGCCTGGTGCCGCCGGAAGACCGCGTCTATGGCGATGGTGCATCCTGGATCATGGCGGCCTTTACCCACCCGCCAGTCGATGGGCGAGGTGGTCGCTTCAACCGGGACTTCGGTATCTATTACTGCGCCGCCGATGAAGCGGTCGCCATCGCTGAATCGTCTTTCCACCGGGCGCGCTTCCTGCGGGAATCCCGAATCGACAAAACTACCCAGGAAATGCGCGTTATCCGCGCGCAGCTGGGGCAGACAACCCTTCACGATGTAAGGCGCCTGGTTGGACATGCCATTTACCATCCCGATGACTACGGTGAAGCCCAGCAGCTCGGTTACGCGTTACGTGATGCCAAAAGTTTCGGCGTTCACTACCAAAGCGTGAGAGCGCAAGGGGAGTGCTACGGGGTGATGCGTGCTCGAGCGCTGTCCGATGCGATCCACTGGCGCTATCTGCGCTACCACTATGACCAAGGGACGATCGTTGACGTTGAATCCCTCGATGGCAGTGGCAGGAGGTGA
- a CDS encoding 3'-5' exonuclease, whose amino-acid sequence MYKELLWIFTQLPDDYIVLDTETTGLPDENGPPDIVTLGITVVRNREIAESVEFKTRPQKHISEEAQRIHGITNEQAAEFESFDAQWNQIAEYLKDRLIVIHNASFDWPIMLDHVARYGLSMPPIQGVFCSQKAAIPWAQAMNLPCSHRGPSLDTLTKVLGIEDLRAKFGGIHGAQIDSQQAAQVSEVMRHNGNIDQA is encoded by the coding sequence ATGTACAAAGAACTGCTGTGGATCTTCACCCAACTCCCGGACGATTACATCGTCCTTGATACCGAAACCACCGGACTCCCTGACGAAAACGGCCCGCCGGATATCGTGACACTCGGTATCACCGTGGTAAGAAATCGAGAGATAGCGGAATCCGTCGAATTTAAAACACGGCCACAAAAACACATTTCAGAAGAAGCACAAAGAATACACGGGATCACCAATGAACAGGCCGCTGAATTCGAATCCTTCGACGCCCAATGGAACCAGATTGCCGAATACCTGAAAGATCGGCTTATCGTCATTCACAACGCCAGTTTTGACTGGCCGATTATGCTGGATCACGTTGCCCGCTACGGTTTATCAATGCCGCCAATTCAAGGTGTATTTTGCAGTCAGAAAGCAGCCATTCCCTGGGCGCAGGCAATGAACCTGCCGTGCAGCCACAGAGGACCGTCGTTAGATACGCTGACGAAAGTTCTGGGTATTGAAGACCTCAGAGCAAAGTTTGGTGGAATTCATGGGGCGCAGATAGATAGTCAGCAAGCGGCTCAAGTTTCAGAGGTGATGAGACACAATGGTAATATAGATCAGGCTTAA
- a CDS encoding RAQPRD family integrative conjugative element protein: MKRHLWLPSFLIIGLVVTPSAFADADAEREALAKIIHELNALEPLIKRAEANAEQDSRIRFRYDWLRQDLKQIKDGIQSHIDSPRAQPRSFPPLRGDYRR, translated from the coding sequence ATGAAACGCCATCTCTGGCTACCTTCTTTTCTGATTATAGGCTTGGTTGTCACGCCGTCGGCTTTTGCCGATGCAGACGCCGAGCGCGAGGCGCTCGCCAAAATCATCCATGAGCTCAATGCCCTCGAGCCACTAATTAAGCGCGCAGAGGCCAACGCCGAGCAGGATTCCCGTATCCGATTTCGCTATGACTGGCTGCGTCAGGATCTGAAGCAGATCAAGGACGGCATCCAGTCACACATCGACTCTCCCCGTGCTCAGCCTCGCTCATTTCCGCCATTGCGCGGCGATTACCGTCGATAG
- a CDS encoding TIGR03758 family integrating conjugative element protein, whose product MNAAQQTAFQAGSGITPATMLTAIASMVLVLAFVWVIWVALGTFRAWQEGQATLFDLTWSTLRASIVLMVLGFYLR is encoded by the coding sequence ATGAACGCCGCACAACAAACAGCTTTTCAAGCCGGTTCCGGTATTACCCCAGCCACCATGCTGACGGCCATCGCGTCGATGGTGTTGGTGTTGGCGTTTGTCTGGGTGATCTGGGTAGCGTTAGGCACTTTTCGGGCCTGGCAGGAAGGGCAGGCCACGCTCTTTGATCTGACCTGGAGCACCCTGCGGGCAAGCATTGTGTTGATGGTTTTGGGTTTCTATTTGCGGTGA
- a CDS encoding TIGR03745 family integrating conjugative element membrane protein, whose protein sequence is MGTSNTKSGFSKKSVVISKSLSPVVAVLFPLPLWAALPTPVAPSTAPPAGDWIGLIQGYIKDGGLVLGLAIAVLGFLWIAYLGFAKFNEARQGKAEWAEVGVLGIVGAIVLIFASYLLTEAAGVI, encoded by the coding sequence ATGGGCACATCAAATACAAAAAGCGGTTTTAGCAAAAAGTCTGTTGTTATCAGCAAGTCGCTATCGCCAGTGGTCGCGGTGCTATTCCCACTGCCGCTCTGGGCGGCGTTGCCGACACCGGTTGCGCCGAGTACCGCGCCACCAGCGGGTGACTGGATCGGCTTGATTCAAGGCTACATCAAAGATGGTGGCTTGGTGCTCGGCCTGGCCATCGCAGTGCTGGGTTTTCTCTGGATCGCCTACCTGGGCTTCGCAAAATTCAATGAAGCTCGCCAGGGCAAGGCGGAGTGGGCTGAAGTCGGTGTGCTGGGGATTGTCGGCGCGATCGTGCTGATCTTCGCCAGCTATCTGCTCACAGAAGCGGCTGGGGTTATTTAA
- a CDS encoding TIGR03750 family conjugal transfer protein, translating to MSNDHEILADRLNAEPAIFKGCSSSELGMIVGLAIVIWLPLSLLLAWLLGAITMGFGIAGVGVVATVVALATLFQRIKRGRPEGYYQQWLRIRLQTMGLYRTPWVLRSGSWDIGRTHYAPLPTRNR from the coding sequence ATGTCCAACGACCATGAAATTCTGGCGGATCGGCTCAATGCCGAGCCCGCCATCTTTAAAGGTTGCTCTTCTTCAGAGCTGGGCATGATTGTGGGGTTGGCCATTGTGATATGGCTGCCCCTCAGTCTGTTACTGGCCTGGTTGCTGGGTGCCATCACCATGGGTTTTGGTATCGCCGGTGTCGGTGTGGTGGCCACTGTGGTCGCTCTGGCGACGCTGTTTCAGCGTATCAAACGCGGCCGACCTGAAGGCTATTACCAGCAATGGCTGCGTATCCGTCTGCAGACGATGGGGCTGTATCGCACGCCCTGGGTACTACGCAGCGGGTCCTGGGATATAGGGAGAACGCACTATGCGCCGCTACCGACTCGAAATCGATAA
- a CDS encoding TIGR03746 family integrating conjugative element protein — protein MRRYRLEIDNVRSHLRSLWIVIGLQGMIILALWIGWSQAPKQLRVYVPPDLRSGAVLAAEEVPPANVYAFAFYIFQQLNRWPENGATDYGSAIFRISPYLTPRYRNDLIADMELKARRGELAYRVRGVHEVPGHGYEERRVDVLSPDVWIVWLDLDLLESVKGMTVKQTTIRYPIRVVRQAIDPEANPWGLALDGYASDGPRRLTDAELAESSATGTNTGKESSR, from the coding sequence ATGCGCCGCTACCGACTCGAAATCGATAACGTGCGGTCCCATTTGCGCTCCCTGTGGATCGTGATTGGCTTGCAAGGGATGATCATTCTCGCGCTCTGGATCGGCTGGAGCCAGGCACCCAAGCAGCTGCGGGTTTATGTGCCACCCGATCTGCGCTCGGGTGCAGTTCTGGCGGCTGAGGAGGTGCCTCCGGCCAATGTCTATGCCTTTGCGTTCTATATCTTTCAGCAACTCAATCGCTGGCCCGAAAACGGCGCAACGGATTACGGCAGCGCAATTTTTCGGATCTCGCCCTACCTGACACCGCGCTACCGCAATGACCTGATCGCCGATATGGAACTCAAAGCCCGGCGCGGCGAGTTGGCCTACCGGGTGCGCGGTGTCCATGAAGTGCCGGGGCACGGCTACGAGGAGCGCCGCGTCGATGTGTTATCGCCCGATGTCTGGATTGTCTGGCTGGATCTGGATCTGCTGGAGTCCGTGAAAGGCATGACCGTCAAGCAAACCACGATTCGCTACCCGATTCGCGTGGTGCGTCAGGCTATCGATCCGGAAGCCAATCCCTGGGGGTTGGCACTCGACGGCTACGCCAGTGACGGCCCGCGTCGATTAACCGATGCCGAACTCGCCGAATCCAGCGCAACGGGCACCAACACAGGTAAGGAATCCTCAAGATGA
- a CDS encoding TIGR03749 family integrating conjugative element protein, which translates to MNTRYFYSPVKCIALLWFHFLGLCFPLLSFAQVDDAALSTQERVVWNKAPIAIPLVVGEERLVHFPDSVSIGLPQSLTPLLRSQSINGTLYLLARQAFEPTRVMVRPETDGPIYVLDISAAPGGADSRSLPDVQVLLQSPQKPPQDSSENAGADQSTSGNRSQPLGYAALTRYAAQQLYAPTRLIPRQPGVVAIPVNPEPVDLVVGGKIEAVPVAAWKAGLRYVTAVKLINRTQRPVVLDPRELRGSWLAATFQHNRLLPAGSEADTTAVYLVSDRRFDAAF; encoded by the coding sequence ATGAATACTCGGTATTTTTACTCCCCAGTGAAATGCATCGCTCTGCTCTGGTTTCATTTTTTAGGGCTATGTTTCCCGCTGCTGTCCTTTGCACAAGTCGATGACGCGGCATTGAGCACTCAGGAACGCGTTGTCTGGAACAAAGCGCCCATCGCAATTCCCTTGGTCGTCGGTGAAGAGCGCCTGGTGCATTTTCCGGATTCGGTGAGCATCGGCCTGCCGCAGTCACTGACACCGTTGCTGCGCAGCCAAAGCATCAACGGCACCCTATACCTGTTGGCCAGGCAAGCCTTTGAGCCCACCCGTGTCATGGTGCGCCCGGAAACCGACGGCCCGATCTACGTCCTCGATATATCAGCGGCGCCAGGCGGAGCAGACAGTCGATCATTGCCGGATGTACAGGTGCTGCTCCAATCACCACAAAAGCCACCGCAGGATTCGTCGGAAAACGCCGGTGCCGATCAGTCAACATCGGGCAACCGCTCACAGCCTTTGGGGTATGCCGCTTTAACCCGATATGCCGCGCAACAACTCTATGCGCCAACACGACTGATCCCCCGGCAGCCGGGCGTGGTTGCCATACCCGTGAACCCCGAACCGGTCGACTTGGTGGTTGGCGGCAAGATCGAAGCCGTGCCGGTTGCCGCCTGGAAGGCGGGTTTGCGGTACGTCACTGCCGTCAAGCTGATCAATCGTACCCAAAGACCCGTGGTGCTGGATCCACGCGAACTGCGCGGGTCATGGCTGGCGGCGACCTTTCAGCACAATCGCCTGTTACCCGCTGGCAGTGAGGCCGATACCACAGCCGTCTATCTGGTGTCGGATCGGCGCTTTGATGCGGCCTTTTGA
- a CDS encoding TIGR03752 family integrating conjugative element protein: protein MSMVTSNRLLPLLAGSVVLMAVLVAVKSCSPSDEQPQLLEAVPQAPKPDADTPADTIKTLTANVSAMTSELNALRRDNTALKQENRDLIEDRKQIENNVLSRVQTALEAKRTDAAPSETTSAIAALTARVDSLANRFGTSSTQRSSTGSDIPVGLGLDGVSTSASEAESLVWVNPLELAPSPDADKETLLNRFTRGSRNALDSAGPEVKSLVAKGSEALNTALPVYTVPRNATLIGSTGMTALVGRVPIQGQVRDPMPFKVITGKENLAANGLRIPGIEGMIWSGTAVGDWTLSCVTGKLESVTFVFEDGTIQTLSSDDNQRGGSSGSSDRPLGWISDARGIPCITGERKTNASAFLAQRIGVMALEAAGEAASQAETTTLINDSGSATSVVSGETGKYVLGKTLSGGSDEVAQWLRERQAQSFDAVFVPAGVQLAIHVDHELPIDFHSNGRKLHHETNLFQQATFTTGSGLD from the coding sequence ATGTCGATGGTCACCAGTAATCGTTTGTTACCACTTCTTGCCGGTTCCGTTGTGCTGATGGCGGTGCTCGTCGCGGTGAAGTCCTGCTCCCCGAGTGACGAGCAACCTCAGTTGTTGGAAGCCGTGCCACAGGCACCGAAACCGGATGCCGATACACCGGCGGATACCATCAAGACACTGACGGCCAATGTCAGCGCCATGACTTCGGAGCTCAATGCCCTGCGCCGGGATAACACCGCACTCAAGCAGGAAAACCGCGATTTGATCGAAGACCGAAAGCAGATCGAAAACAACGTGCTGTCGAGAGTGCAGACAGCCTTGGAGGCAAAACGTACCGACGCCGCGCCAAGCGAAACCACGTCGGCTATCGCCGCGTTGACGGCGAGGGTGGATTCCCTGGCCAACCGCTTTGGGACATCATCGACACAGCGGTCTTCCACGGGTTCTGATATTCCGGTCGGGCTCGGTCTGGATGGAGTCAGCACATCGGCGTCGGAAGCGGAATCACTGGTGTGGGTCAACCCCCTAGAGCTTGCGCCATCGCCTGATGCTGATAAGGAGACGTTGCTTAACCGCTTCACTCGCGGCAGCCGCAATGCGTTAGATAGCGCCGGTCCGGAAGTGAAATCGCTGGTAGCGAAAGGATCCGAAGCCCTCAATACTGCTCTGCCGGTCTACACCGTGCCGCGCAATGCCACCCTGATTGGATCAACTGGCATGACCGCCTTGGTGGGCAGGGTGCCAATTCAGGGACAGGTGCGCGATCCCATGCCGTTCAAGGTGATTACCGGCAAAGAAAACCTGGCCGCCAATGGACTGCGCATTCCAGGCATTGAAGGCATGATCTGGAGTGGAACGGCTGTTGGCGACTGGACGCTCTCCTGTGTGACCGGGAAATTGGAATCGGTGACCTTCGTGTTCGAGGACGGCACCATTCAGACCCTCTCCAGCGATGACAACCAACGGGGTGGTTCCAGTGGAAGCAGCGATAGACCGCTGGGCTGGATCTCCGATGCGCGGGGTATCCCCTGTATCACGGGCGAACGCAAGACCAACGCTTCCGCATTCCTGGCACAACGCATTGGTGTGATGGCCCTCGAAGCCGCCGGTGAAGCGGCATCACAGGCCGAAACCACAACGCTGATCAATGATTCAGGCTCGGCCACCAGTGTGGTCTCCGGTGAGACCGGTAAATACGTACTGGGCAAAACCCTGAGCGGCGGTAGCGACGAAGTCGCCCAGTGGTTGCGGGAGCGTCAGGCACAGAGCTTCGATGCGGTCTTCGTGCCCGCCGGTGTCCAGCTGGCAATTCACGTTGATCATGAACTCCCCATCGATTTCCATTCCAACGGCAGGAAACTTCATCATGAAACCAATCTTTTCCAGCAAGCGACGTTTACCACTGGTTCTGGTCTGGACTAG
- a CDS encoding TIGR03751 family conjugal transfer lipoprotein, producing MKPIFSSKRRLPLVLVWTSALMVGCASTKETVLPQDGPTMKSIYDQHMVDVQKPDHRRVIGGQPLPQSGIDHYQGFVREAANEIDTVFPRLPNPTLVMYIFPHLSGSGRTPVPGYVTTFPFYEKVEYALPGEVPGEVPGEASAAVNHSTLDQ from the coding sequence ATGAAACCAATCTTTTCCAGCAAGCGACGTTTACCACTGGTTCTGGTCTGGACTAGCGCTCTGATGGTCGGCTGCGCCAGCACTAAAGAGACAGTACTACCGCAGGACGGCCCGACCATGAAGTCCATTTACGATCAGCACATGGTGGATGTTCAGAAGCCAGACCATCGGCGAGTCATCGGTGGTCAGCCGTTACCGCAATCTGGCATCGACCACTACCAGGGCTTTGTTCGAGAGGCTGCTAATGAAATCGACACGGTATTTCCCCGTCTGCCGAATCCTACGCTGGTGATGTATATCTTTCCTCACTTATCGGGCAGTGGACGCACTCCGGTACCAGGTTATGTCACCACCTTTCCCTTTTATGAAAAGGTGGAGTACGCCTTACCGGGAGAAGTGCCGGGGGAAGTGCCCGGTGAAGCGTCCGCAGCGGTCAATCATTCGACGTTGGATCAGTAG